The nucleotide sequence ACGGTCCAGGCTCAAAAAGAGCTGGAGGGTGATGAGGATGGAAAAGAGCGCCGTAATCAGCGAGAAGTGGCTTTTAAGAGACTTCATAGACGTCTCCGTGCTCGATATGGAAGTGCTTGTATTTGATTCCCAGGGTTTCGGGGATGTGGTGGGTGACGACGACGACGGTCGCTTCGAGCTGGGTATTGGCTCCCTCCAGCAGGTTCCAGATCACCTTGGATGAGTACTCGTCGAGGTTCCCCGTCGGTTCATCCGCGAGGATGAGGATGGGGTTGTGGGCGAGGGCGCGGGCCATGGCGACGCGCTGCTGCTCGCCCCCGCTCAGCTCCATGGGGTATTTGCCGCGCTGGTGGGTGAGCTTGACGTGGCCGAGGAGCTTCTCCACCTGCATCTCGCTGATGTCACGGGCGTAGCCGTTGATGAGCAGCGGCAGCATGACATTCTTGTCGATC is from Sulfurimonas sp. HSL-1656 and encodes:
- a CDS encoding ABC transporter ATP-binding protein; this translates as MDKIIVADNLSLGYGRHETIISKATFAIDSGSFVFITGASGSGKSTLLKSFFGALPLLSGALTVGGVDMDNISAKKLNFLRRHVGIVFQDYKLVKEWTIDKNVMLPLLINGYARDISEMQVEKLLGHVKLTHQRGKYPMELSGGEQQRVAMARALAHNPILILADEPTGNLDEYSSKVIWNLLEGANTQLEATVVVVTHHIPETLGIKYKHFHIEHGDVYEVS